A stretch of Kyrpidia spormannii DNA encodes these proteins:
- a CDS encoding peptidoglycan DD-metalloendopeptidase family protein — translation MDWDAVKRRRMARDAEEGGRVSHRAQDELREEWPRPEVDRISESQGESESRWSARTEEFQTNFDDRLWANWEDRFWSGRREAWSRSSRRRSRWRDVRTTDGPGLGGLAWQILGAAVLVGGVYVAFHQQGALSDRVKAVAEKALTEQTNWSNVSGWMQEVAADGLAVPVAGSQGGSVWSAPLSGTVVKDYSSDHPWVVLDGVPGAAATAAGKGVVEQVGRRDPFGLYVVVNHGTRGKTLYGSLGDVVVKTGDYVYPGQALGHLSAQRPAQLLFGYIVNGRYADPHAVLDGKGR, via the coding sequence GTGGACTGGGATGCGGTGAAACGGCGCAGGATGGCGAGGGACGCCGAGGAAGGCGGTAGGGTTTCTCACCGTGCGCAGGACGAACTGAGGGAAGAGTGGCCGCGCCCGGAAGTCGATCGAATCTCCGAATCTCAAGGGGAAAGCGAATCCAGGTGGTCGGCCCGGACCGAGGAGTTTCAGACGAATTTTGACGACCGGCTGTGGGCGAATTGGGAGGATAGGTTCTGGTCAGGGCGGCGGGAAGCATGGTCCCGGAGCTCCAGGCGGCGTTCGAGATGGCGGGACGTGAGGACAACAGATGGCCCTGGGCTCGGAGGGTTGGCGTGGCAGATCCTCGGTGCGGCGGTGCTGGTGGGAGGAGTGTACGTTGCTTTTCACCAACAGGGGGCGTTATCCGACCGAGTCAAAGCGGTGGCGGAAAAGGCATTGACCGAACAGACCAACTGGAGCAACGTATCAGGGTGGATGCAGGAAGTAGCGGCAGATGGTTTGGCCGTTCCCGTGGCGGGCTCCCAAGGAGGCTCGGTGTGGTCCGCGCCTTTGTCTGGCACTGTGGTAAAAGACTACAGTTCGGACCACCCGTGGGTCGTGTTGGACGGGGTGCCGGGTGCCGCCGCAACTGCCGCGGGAAAGGGAGTCGTTGAGCAGGTGGGTCGCAGGGACCCCTTTGGGCTGTATGTGGTTGTGAACCACGGGACCCGGGGAAAGACGTTATATGGTTCCTTAGGGGATGTGGTGGTGAAAACGGGGGATTACGTTTACCCGGGTCAGGCGCTGGGCCACCTCAGCGCGCAGCGGCCAGCCCAGCTATTGTTCGGATATATCGTCAACGGTCGATACGCGGATCCCCATGCGGTGTTGGACGGAAAGGGGCGGTGA
- the rpmA gene encoding 50S ribosomal protein L27, whose amino-acid sequence MLKWDLQLFATKKGVGSTRNGRDSISKRLGVKRHDGQFVTAGSILVRQRGTKIYPGMNVGRGGDDTLFAKVDGLVKFERAGRDRKKVSVYPKEEAAGV is encoded by the coding sequence ATGCTAAAGTGGGATTTGCAGTTGTTCGCGACGAAAAAGGGCGTCGGGAGCACCCGAAACGGCCGGGACAGTATTTCGAAGCGCTTGGGAGTCAAGCGTCATGACGGGCAGTTTGTCACAGCGGGAAGTATCCTCGTTCGCCAGCGGGGAACGAAGATCTACCCCGGAATGAACGTCGGACGGGGTGGAGACGACACCCTGTTTGCCAAAGTGGACGGGCTGGTCAAGTTCGAACGGGCTGGGCGGGATCGCAAGAAAGTGAGTGTGTACCCAAAAGAAGAAGCGGCTGGAGTTTGA
- the rodA gene encoding rod shape-determining protein RodA produces the protein MTPGTWLKRFDWMIVAVLVAIACISVINIASATHTLDAHHPAYYYARQIIWFGIGFLFMGLVVAVGDQRLAEWWKPMYWIGIVLLVAVYLFGTEINGAKAWFDLKVLSVQPSEYMKLATIVAISQYFAKLEESGQRRFRDLFVPMGMIGLPFVLIVIEPDLGMGLVMLAMGIGMFMVSGTRWRHLLVLFGAGAAVIASLVVLYHVDPHVFFKIIKPYQLDRLVAFRDPVKYLKPDETGNAPGYHTYESLIAVGSGGLWGEGFEQGAQTQGRFVPENYTDFIFSVLSEEWGFVGSMTLILLYLIFFYRMIRIALGTRDMYGTNVIAGVFSMFFAQVFENIGMNIGIMPITGITLPFMSYGGSSIATSMMAVGLVLSVGLRRKKTMF, from the coding sequence GTGACGCCGGGCACTTGGCTCAAACGTTTTGACTGGATGATCGTCGCCGTACTCGTGGCCATCGCTTGCATCAGTGTCATCAATATCGCCAGTGCCACGCACACCCTCGATGCCCATCACCCCGCCTACTATTACGCCAGACAGATCATTTGGTTTGGCATCGGTTTTCTTTTTATGGGACTGGTTGTAGCCGTGGGCGACCAGCGCCTTGCTGAATGGTGGAAACCGATGTATTGGATCGGGATCGTGCTCCTTGTGGCCGTGTATTTGTTTGGCACGGAGATTAATGGGGCCAAAGCCTGGTTTGATCTTAAAGTGCTGAGCGTTCAGCCTTCGGAATACATGAAACTCGCCACCATTGTGGCGATCTCACAGTATTTTGCGAAGCTGGAAGAGTCCGGTCAGCGAAGATTCCGCGACCTGTTCGTACCGATGGGAATGATCGGTTTACCTTTTGTTCTCATCGTCATCGAACCGGATCTTGGAATGGGCTTGGTCATGCTTGCGATGGGTATCGGGATGTTTATGGTCTCAGGAACTCGTTGGCGCCATCTGCTCGTCCTGTTTGGCGCGGGTGCCGCCGTGATCGCATCTTTGGTGGTTCTCTACCACGTCGATCCGCACGTGTTCTTCAAAATCATCAAACCCTACCAGCTCGACCGATTGGTGGCGTTCCGGGATCCGGTTAAATATCTCAAGCCTGACGAGACCGGCAATGCACCGGGTTATCACACCTATGAGTCGCTGATTGCCGTTGGTTCCGGCGGTCTGTGGGGCGAGGGCTTCGAGCAGGGTGCTCAGACTCAAGGGCGATTTGTCCCGGAGAATTACACCGATTTTATTTTTTCGGTGCTGAGCGAGGAATGGGGATTCGTGGGCAGCATGACCCTCATTCTTCTCTACCTAATTTTCTTTTATCGAATGATTCGCATTGCCCTGGGCACCCGGGATATGTACGGCACGAATGTCATAGCTGGAGTGTTTTCGATGTTTTTTGCCCAGGTTTTTGAAAATATCGGGATGAACATCGGCATCATGCCGATTACGGGGATTACTCTACCGTTCATGAGCTACGGAGGGAGTTCCATTGCGACATCGATGATGGCGGTGGGTCTCGTGTTGAGCGTCGGACTTCGCCGGAAAAAGACGATGTTTTGA
- the radC gene encoding RadC family protein: MKEEKILVKDVPLQERPRERLLTFGPEQLTNAELLAILLRTGSHGRSALELAQRLLTRFEGLAGLLAADSRELMEESGMGPAKATQVLAALEFGRRVQRAHPAPKPIHSPNDVASRLMERLQFLSKEHFVVLHLDTKHRVLGEEVVSVGTLNASLVHPREVFRTAIKRNAAAVVCAHNHPSGDPTPSPEDIDVTKRIVESGRILGIDLVDHVVIGRGTYVSMRERGLI; this comes from the coding sequence ATGAAGGAAGAGAAGATCTTGGTCAAAGACGTGCCGCTTCAGGAGCGGCCCCGTGAACGACTGCTGACTTTTGGTCCGGAACAGTTGACGAATGCGGAACTGCTTGCTATCCTTCTACGGACGGGGAGCCACGGGAGGTCGGCCTTGGAGCTGGCCCAGCGGCTCCTGACGCGGTTCGAGGGGCTGGCGGGACTGCTGGCTGCGGATAGTCGCGAATTGATGGAGGAGTCGGGCATGGGACCTGCCAAGGCGACCCAGGTCCTAGCGGCTCTGGAATTTGGTCGAAGGGTACAACGGGCGCATCCAGCGCCAAAGCCGATTCACTCCCCCAATGACGTGGCATCCCGGTTAATGGAACGATTGCAATTTCTTTCAAAAGAACATTTTGTGGTTCTTCACCTCGATACGAAACATCGGGTGCTCGGTGAAGAAGTGGTTTCCGTCGGAACGTTAAATGCGTCTCTCGTACATCCCCGGGAGGTTTTTCGCACCGCGATCAAACGCAATGCGGCGGCGGTGGTCTGTGCCCACAACCACCCCAGTGGCGATCCTACGCCTAGCCCGGAAGATATCGATGTGACGAAACGCATTGTTGAATCGGGTCGGATTCTTGGTATCGATTTGGTCGATCATGTGGTCATCGGCCGAGGGACGTATGTGAGCATGCGAGAACGCGGACTGATCTAG
- a CDS encoding rod shape-determining protein, translating into MWNRFGWEMGIDLGTANTLVYVKGKGIIVREPSVVAIQTDTGEIKAVGESAKQMIGRTPGNIVAVRPMKDGVIADFETTATMLRYFIRQALRHKSLWSGKPRVVVCVPSGITAVEKRAVEEATEQAGARDAHTIEEPMAAAIGAGLPVDEPTGSMVVDIGGGTTEVAIISLGGIVTSRSIRVAGDEMDEAIIQYIKKAYNLMIGERTAEELKVSIGSAIPGEEEVSMEVRGRDLVTGLPKTLRISAEEVCEALTETVNSIVDAVKVTLEKSPPELAADIMDRGIVLTGGGALLRNLDRLLSRETGMPVLVAENPLDCVAIGAGKSLDMIPLLRSRSVQRRRRTR; encoded by the coding sequence ATGTGGAATCGATTTGGCTGGGAGATGGGGATCGACCTAGGAACGGCGAACACCCTGGTGTATGTGAAGGGAAAAGGGATCATCGTTCGGGAACCTTCGGTCGTGGCCATTCAAACGGATACCGGTGAGATCAAGGCCGTCGGCGAGTCGGCCAAACAGATGATCGGGCGAACCCCCGGGAACATCGTGGCCGTTCGTCCCATGAAAGACGGAGTGATCGCCGATTTCGAGACCACCGCGACGATGCTCCGCTACTTCATTCGCCAAGCTCTCCGGCATAAGTCTTTGTGGTCTGGGAAGCCCCGGGTAGTGGTGTGTGTTCCTTCGGGAATCACGGCAGTGGAGAAACGCGCGGTGGAAGAGGCGACAGAACAAGCCGGCGCCCGGGATGCCCATACCATTGAGGAACCCATGGCTGCAGCGATTGGGGCAGGTCTTCCTGTGGATGAGCCCACCGGATCGATGGTTGTGGATATTGGCGGAGGCACCACAGAGGTTGCCATCATCTCCCTTGGGGGAATTGTGACCAGCCGGTCCATTCGCGTGGCCGGCGACGAGATGGACGAAGCGATCATCCAGTACATAAAGAAAGCGTACAATTTGATGATCGGCGAACGCACGGCGGAAGAGCTAAAGGTGAGCATCGGTTCGGCGATCCCCGGAGAAGAAGAAGTTTCTATGGAAGTGCGGGGGCGTGATCTTGTGACGGGTTTGCCGAAGACTTTGCGGATCAGTGCCGAAGAAGTTTGTGAGGCCTTAACCGAGACCGTCAACAGTATCGTCGATGCCGTGAAAGTCACATTGGAAAAATCCCCCCCGGAATTGGCTGCAGATATTATGGACCGGGGCATTGTTTTGACCGGCGGTGGGGCGCTGCTCCGGAATCTCGATAGGCTGTTGTCCAGGGAGACCGGGATGCCGGTTCTCGTGGCGGAGAATCCTCTGGATTGCGTGGCGATCGGGGCCGGTAAGTCTCTCGATATGATTCCGCTGTTGCGTTCTCGTTCGGTCCAGCGCCGCCGGCGGACTCGTTGA
- the mreC gene encoding rod shape-determining protein MreC — MYHKVVRRRMAAAGGLLVVAAGLFVATAGERTSVTWPERVIGDAVAAVQGWLYRPAGAIGEFFGNLRDLQNVYEENAVLKASLHNYFALQAQVNDLETENERLRKIAGLMQSPRGKTLIPANVVDRQPDLWHDILTIDVGSAQGVQKDMAVVTADNALVGRVWAVHDHSAVVQLLTDTSRQPVGISALILGVGPTPPLGIINKVSPDQRTVQMTSIGMDYDIKPGLTVETSGYGGLFPKGLIVGTVSSVMRGEDGMTKTAIVRPLANLDNLQEVFVVRRNGG, encoded by the coding sequence TTGTACCACAAAGTTGTTCGGCGGCGGATGGCCGCCGCGGGCGGGCTTTTAGTCGTGGCCGCGGGCTTATTTGTCGCCACCGCCGGGGAGAGGACGAGCGTCACGTGGCCCGAGCGGGTGATCGGCGATGCGGTGGCGGCCGTTCAAGGATGGTTGTACCGTCCGGCTGGGGCCATCGGTGAGTTTTTCGGCAATCTGCGGGACCTGCAAAACGTCTATGAAGAAAACGCCGTGTTGAAAGCGTCGTTGCACAACTACTTTGCCCTTCAGGCTCAGGTGAATGACCTGGAGACGGAAAATGAACGTTTGCGCAAGATCGCCGGTTTGATGCAGTCACCTCGGGGGAAGACACTCATTCCTGCCAATGTGGTGGACCGCCAGCCGGATCTGTGGCACGACATCCTGACGATTGACGTCGGGAGTGCCCAGGGAGTTCAAAAGGACATGGCCGTGGTGACCGCGGATAATGCATTGGTCGGCCGGGTGTGGGCGGTTCATGACCATAGTGCCGTGGTTCAGTTGTTGACCGATACCTCCCGGCAGCCGGTGGGGATCTCCGCCCTTATCCTGGGGGTGGGACCTACGCCGCCCCTGGGGATCATCAATAAGGTGAGTCCAGACCAACGGACTGTCCAGATGACGTCCATCGGAATGGATTATGATATTAAGCCCGGATTGACGGTGGAAACCTCGGGATACGGGGGGTTATTTCCCAAAGGCCTCATCGTGGGCACTGTGAGTTCAGTGATGCGGGGAGAGGATGGGATGACGAAAACGGCCATCGTGAGGCCCCTCGCCAACCTCGACAATCTGCAGGAAGTGTTTGTGGTCCGCCGAAATGGAGGGTGA
- the minC gene encoding septum site-determining protein MinC translates to MAQRERREEPKRPPVTIKGVRNRLVFYLDDACAFGDILADLDEKLNGAQARLLSGAQMDVSVYTGSRDLSEWERDEVRRALSRTGSLLVREFVSDRGRRRVTYEPRLVYGPVRAGQVVVHPGDLVVIGDVNPGGLVAAEGDVYVLGALRGIAHAGSSGDREAVIAAADFRPTQIRIADIISEPPEERVPGVAYFEYAYIDGDRVQVDKLWALNGRRPRRRSGEGTRGREEER, encoded by the coding sequence ATGGCGCAACGTGAGCGGAGGGAAGAACCGAAGAGGCCGCCGGTGACCATCAAGGGTGTCCGCAACCGCCTTGTCTTCTATCTGGATGACGCCTGCGCCTTCGGGGATATTCTCGCGGACCTTGATGAAAAACTGAATGGAGCCCAAGCCCGCTTGCTGTCCGGTGCGCAGATGGATGTCTCCGTATATACCGGGAGTCGGGATCTGAGCGAGTGGGAGCGGGATGAAGTCCGTCGAGCCCTTTCGAGAACGGGAAGTTTACTGGTGCGGGAGTTTGTGTCCGACCGGGGGCGCCGCCGGGTGACCTACGAGCCACGCCTCGTGTACGGCCCGGTGAGGGCCGGCCAGGTGGTGGTGCACCCCGGGGATCTCGTGGTGATCGGGGATGTGAATCCAGGGGGGTTGGTGGCTGCGGAGGGTGACGTATACGTCCTCGGTGCTCTGCGCGGGATCGCCCACGCCGGATCATCGGGAGACCGGGAGGCGGTGATTGCCGCCGCGGATTTTCGGCCAACACAGATTCGGATTGCAGATATCATTTCAGAGCCCCCGGAGGAGCGGGTGCCCGGGGTGGCGTATTTTGAATATGCTTACATCGATGGGGACAGGGTGCAGGTGGATAAGTTATGGGCCTTGAACGGGCGCCGGCCGCGGCGGCGATCCGGCGAAGGCACCCGGGGGCGGGAGGAAGAGCGCTAG
- the mreD gene encoding rod shape-determining protein MreD, whose protein sequence is MRVGWLFALLVAVFVFRSTILQALGLQGAYLNVDIALLTVAAVLRGPWEAAGLAALIGFLEDLTFGRWLGLHAMWLAMVIFATGWAVRPLFRKTLFIHVLAVVLATGVYEGGLYLFGRLIGDWPLEPVIVEKRLLLAMFWNGLIVFLGFPLWSRLLRPSREDFLQSTPK, encoded by the coding sequence GTGAGAGTCGGGTGGCTGTTCGCCTTGCTGGTGGCAGTTTTCGTCTTCCGTTCCACCATTCTACAGGCCCTCGGACTCCAGGGGGCCTACTTGAATGTCGACATCGCCCTGCTCACCGTGGCGGCGGTCCTACGGGGACCGTGGGAGGCCGCGGGCCTCGCCGCATTGATCGGCTTTCTCGAAGATCTTACTTTTGGGCGTTGGCTTGGGCTTCACGCCATGTGGCTGGCTATGGTGATCTTTGCGACAGGGTGGGCCGTCAGGCCATTGTTTCGAAAAACCCTCTTTATCCACGTTCTGGCGGTGGTCCTGGCCACCGGCGTGTATGAGGGTGGGTTGTACCTGTTCGGGCGTCTGATCGGCGACTGGCCTCTCGAACCCGTGATCGTCGAAAAGAGACTGCTGTTGGCGATGTTCTGGAACGGGTTGATCGTCTTTTTGGGATTCCCCCTCTGGAGCCGGTTGCTGCGGCCCAGCAGGGAGGATTTTTTGCAATCGACGCCGAAGTAA
- the minD gene encoding septum site-determining protein MinD, producing MGDAVVVTSGKGGVGKTTSTANIGVALALLGKRVCLVDADIGLRNLDVVLGLENRILFDVVDVAQGECRLEQALIQDKRVDRLVLLPASQTKDKTALTPEAMRKIVCELKDQFDYVLIDCPAGIEQGFRVAVAGADRAIILATPEHAAVRDADRVIGLLQGEGIQDNKLIINRVRPAMVRQGDMLEIEEVVSILAIDLLGVVPDDETVIRGGNQGEPAVLVQGSKAGQAYRNIARRILGEPVPLMALEENGRSWLGRLRRMIGLRR from the coding sequence GTGGGGGATGCGGTGGTCGTGACATCGGGAAAGGGCGGCGTCGGTAAAACGACGTCGACCGCCAATATCGGGGTCGCACTGGCGCTCTTGGGAAAACGGGTGTGTTTGGTGGACGCCGATATTGGGCTGCGAAACCTCGATGTGGTCTTGGGGTTGGAAAACCGTATCTTGTTCGACGTGGTCGATGTGGCCCAAGGGGAGTGCCGACTGGAGCAGGCACTGATTCAGGACAAGCGGGTCGACCGTCTCGTCCTGCTTCCTGCTTCCCAGACCAAGGACAAGACCGCTTTGACTCCCGAGGCCATGCGCAAGATCGTCTGCGAATTAAAAGACCAGTTTGATTACGTACTGATCGACTGTCCGGCCGGGATTGAACAGGGTTTCCGGGTCGCGGTGGCCGGGGCGGACCGGGCGATCATCTTGGCCACCCCCGAGCATGCGGCCGTCCGGGATGCCGATCGGGTTATCGGCCTGCTTCAAGGGGAAGGCATTCAAGATAACAAATTGATCATCAACCGGGTCCGACCGGCGATGGTCCGGCAAGGAGACATGTTGGAGATCGAAGAGGTCGTCTCCATCCTCGCCATCGATTTGCTCGGGGTGGTTCCCGATGATGAAACGGTGATTCGCGGGGGGAATCAAGGAGAGCCGGCGGTTTTGGTGCAGGGGTCGAAAGCCGGCCAGGCGTACCGCAATATCGCCCGGCGGATACTCGGGGAGCCGGTTCCCCTTATGGCGTTGGAGGAAAACGGCAGGAGTTGGCTTGGACGGTTGAGGCGGATGATCGGTCTCCGGCGATGA
- the rplU gene encoding 50S ribosomal protein L21, which yields MYAVMQTGGKQYRVEVGDVIYVEKLPVDEGAEVEIPEVLLLGKEDGVVIGTPLVPGAKVKASVLKQGKAKKIIVYKYKPKKNYRRKYGHRQPWTKLRIEAIEG from the coding sequence ATGTACGCAGTCATGCAAACCGGGGGAAAACAGTATCGGGTTGAAGTCGGCGATGTCATTTATGTGGAAAAATTGCCGGTGGACGAAGGGGCCGAGGTGGAGATTCCCGAGGTCCTTTTGCTGGGCAAGGAAGACGGAGTGGTGATCGGCACTCCGTTGGTACCAGGTGCCAAGGTCAAGGCCAGTGTCCTGAAACAGGGCAAGGCGAAAAAGATCATCGTGTACAAGTACAAGCCGAAGAAAAACTATCGGCGCAAGTATGGACACCGCCAGCCGTGGACGAAATTGCGGATTGAGGCGATCGAGGGTTGA
- a CDS encoding M50 family metallopeptidase, whose translation MAAGAAGKGMPIRVHPLFLFLVALAVAAGLVWEVIVVFCVVVIHELAHIAVARAFGYRIRELTLLPFGGVAIIEGEPGAWSPGREVWIAAAGPLANGILTGVALVLYSAQIWSEGFAAFFVRVNLTMMLFNLLPALPLDGGRIWRAVSSRTFGYGRAGELAVNSAFWCSGALATLGAGTAIWGAPHVGMWALAGFLAISARQIRREIPYEAARWLYGLKKAPKSEPRAVRPLAVHRYMRAGEIARYFAPEAFHLIAVLDDEGKIIFIIEEQEFLEFLFAPGGFGKAIGEWPGEPPNLSS comes from the coding sequence ATGGCCGCGGGGGCCGCAGGAAAGGGGATGCCCATTCGCGTGCATCCTCTCTTTTTGTTTTTGGTCGCCTTGGCCGTAGCGGCTGGCCTGGTGTGGGAGGTCATCGTCGTTTTCTGTGTTGTGGTGATCCACGAATTGGCACATATTGCCGTGGCCCGCGCCTTTGGGTACCGGATTCGGGAGCTCACCCTCCTCCCTTTCGGCGGTGTGGCGATCATTGAAGGGGAACCAGGAGCGTGGTCCCCGGGACGGGAGGTATGGATCGCCGCGGCGGGACCTCTGGCTAACGGGATTTTGACGGGGGTGGCGCTGGTCCTGTATTCGGCCCAGATCTGGTCCGAAGGCTTTGCGGCTTTTTTTGTGCGGGTGAACTTAACAATGATGTTGTTTAACTTACTTCCTGCGCTGCCCCTTGACGGTGGGCGGATCTGGCGGGCGGTGAGCAGCCGAACTTTCGGGTACGGTAGAGCAGGGGAATTGGCGGTCAACAGCGCCTTTTGGTGCTCGGGTGCCCTGGCTACCCTGGGCGCCGGGACCGCCATTTGGGGGGCCCCCCATGTCGGGATGTGGGCCCTGGCCGGGTTTTTGGCAATCAGTGCCCGGCAGATTCGCCGGGAGATCCCTTATGAAGCGGCGAGATGGCTGTATGGCTTAAAGAAGGCCCCGAAGTCCGAACCGCGGGCAGTGCGGCCTCTGGCAGTGCATCGCTACATGCGGGCGGGGGAGATCGCGCGATATTTCGCCCCAGAAGCTTTTCACTTGATTGCGGTGTTGGACGACGAAGGTAAGATTATCTTTATCATTGAAGAGCAGGAATTCCTGGAATTTCTTTTTGCCCCTGGGGGGTTCGGCAAGGCGATCGGCGAATGGCCCGGGGAACCGCCGAACCTTTCCTCGTAA
- a CDS encoding ribosomal-processing cysteine protease Prp encodes MIRVKVERDRRGRIRRLKVSGHAGWSEAGHDIVCAAVSALTLNLVNSCQSLLGVSLPATARNGFLDLDVPPDLPDEVSDKVQLLLESCVFGLWQTAVQYRHHITMSGEVKGRWNAC; translated from the coding sequence TTGATCCGGGTAAAGGTGGAACGGGACCGGCGAGGACGAATTCGGCGGCTCAAGGTCAGCGGCCACGCTGGTTGGTCGGAGGCCGGCCACGATATTGTTTGTGCAGCGGTGTCGGCCTTGACCCTCAACCTCGTCAACAGCTGCCAGAGCCTGTTAGGTGTCTCGCTGCCGGCCACGGCGAGAAACGGCTTTCTCGACCTGGACGTTCCCCCGGACTTGCCCGATGAGGTTTCGGATAAGGTACAGCTGCTCTTGGAAAGTTGCGTATTCGGTCTGTGGCAGACCGCCGTTCAATATCGCCATCACATCACCATGTCTGGAGAGGTGAAAGGGAGGTGGAACGCATGCTAA